A genomic segment from bacterium encodes:
- a CDS encoding C4-type zinc ribbon domain-containing protein, with protein MKEEFKTICRIQVLDADIYSARQRLEAIPQELNELNLREQEGAGAMREVGQKLAESAKVKKAGELDLESASAALRKLHVQLPQVKTNKEYTAMQQEIEQGKVNISGIEEKILLEMEHLDALALQEKEFSRQYDLLKKDLDGKRKTLLEELAMMEARLTGLLTQRETVVKTLPAEIASVYHRIMQGRPGTAVVPVSGASCGGCFANLPPQFINEIKKMEKLITCETCGRILVWSQEEI; from the coding sequence ATGAAAGAAGAGTTTAAGACCATTTGCCGGATCCAGGTGCTGGACGCCGATATCTATTCGGCCAGGCAGCGGCTGGAGGCCATCCCCCAGGAGCTGAACGAGCTCAATCTCCGGGAGCAGGAGGGGGCCGGGGCCATGCGGGAGGTCGGGCAAAAGCTGGCGGAGAGCGCCAAGGTCAAAAAGGCCGGGGAGCTGGACCTGGAGTCAGCCTCCGCCGCTTTAAGAAAACTGCATGTTCAGCTGCCCCAGGTAAAGACCAACAAGGAATATACGGCCATGCAGCAGGAGATCGAGCAGGGCAAGGTGAATATCTCCGGAATTGAGGAAAAAATACTGCTGGAGATGGAGCATTTGGACGCCCTGGCCCTGCAGGAAAAGGAGTTCTCCCGGCAGTACGATCTCCTTAAAAAAGACCTGGACGGCAAAAGGAAAACCCTGCTGGAAGAACTGGCCATGATGGAAGCCCGGCTGACCGGCCTGCTGACCCAGAGGGAAACGGTGGTCAAAACCCTGCCGGCGGAGATCGCCTCGGTCTATCACCGGATCATGCAGGGGCGGCCCGGGACCGCGGTGGTCCCGGTCAGCGGGGCCTCCTGCGGAGGCTGCTTTGCCAATCTGCCGCCCCAGTTCATCAACGAGATCAAGAAAATGGAGAAGCTGATCACCTGCGAGACCTGCGGGAGAATACTGGTGTGGTCCCAGGAAGAGATTTGA